Proteins co-encoded in one Gopherus evgoodei ecotype Sinaloan lineage chromosome 4, rGopEvg1_v1.p, whole genome shotgun sequence genomic window:
- the LOC115650316 gene encoding paraneoplastic antigen Ma1 homolog, which produces MAIHLLEDWCKGMNIDPRNYLLVTGVLEAVHEGSIEPILRSSTEYLCKCKMRGRIFVREEGAFAVLCELPSAVDPLQVPGTIAVDDGEWKVITTGSQPSPAPTADVEFLKKMSNFLGKEGKTLADMPGLLGLKPRAPQQETAPSPDEWVKALGQALGKVMPPHPESSLYRKLRLFSGGPTPIHREEAFEPWLEHTTEMLREWAVPEAEKRRRLVECLRGPALDVIHTLKLGNPGVKVRDCLEALDHAFGRTEGSEDVYCKFLNARQQKGEKVSAYVQRLEKLLQRAIMRGAVAIEQMDQTRLAQIVRGIQYQNPILLHLRLRERQDNPPSYSRLIKEVREEEERQAAGEVWEVQQHQASGTTSTRTPKALMVNPQEELTQRVQALTQKVTELESTLDSAKTSRCKEPSATMVQRTTFRTSAPPRQQGKGQSFFCYWCGQSGHIAARCQNAENPMLVYQKLRTTWGKPGNGPRAWEGSRLGLQDAEAPLEGTMRPESPQD; this is translated from the coding sequence atggctatACACTTGTTAGAGGATTGGTGCAAGGGGATGAATATTGACCCCAGGAACTATCTTCTGGTAACGGGGGTGCTGGAGGCAGTCCATGAGGGCTCAATAGAACCTATCTTAAGGTCATCCACTGAGTACTTGTGTAAGTGCAAAATGCGTGGGCGCATTTTTGTGAGGGAAGAGGGTGCTTTTGCTGTATTGTGTGAGCTGCCCTCGGCTGTGGACCCTCTACAGGTTCCAGGCACGATAGCAGTGGATGATGGTGAGTGGAAGGTAATAACCACTGGGAGCCAGCCCTCACCAGCCCCTACTGCTGATGtagagtttttaaagaaaatgtcaaactttttggggaaagagggaaaaactTTGGCTGATATGCCGGGTCTGTTGGGCCTTAAGCCGAGAGCCCCACAACAGGAGACTGCTCCTTCACCTGATGAGTGGGTGAAGGCTTTGGGGCAAGCATTAGGGAAGGTCATGCCACCCCACCCCGAGTCAAGCCTCTATCGTAAACTGAGGTTGTTTTCTGGGGGTCCCACCCCAATACATAGGGAGGAAGCATTtgaaccctggctggagcacaccaCAGagatgctgcgggagtgggcggTGCCTGAGGCTGAAAAGAGAAGGCGACTGGTAGAGTGTCTCAGGGGGCCAGCTCTAGATGTGATTCACACCCTGAAACTCGGTAACCCTGGGGTCAAGGTgagggactgcctagaggccctggaCCATGCCTTTGGGAGAACTGAGGGTTCAGAGGATGTTTATTGCAAATTCCTCAATGCCAGGCAACAAAAGGGAGAGAAGGTTTCTGCCTATGTCCAAAGATTGGAGAAATTATTACAGAGAGCCATCATGAGGGGAGCAGTAGCCATTGAGCAAATGGACCAGACTAGATTGGCTCAGATTGTGAGAGGAATTCAATATCAGAACCCAATCCTTCTCCACCTTCGATTAAGGGAACGGCAAGATAATCCACCAAGTTACTCTCGCCTGATAAAAGAGGTCCgagaagaagaagagaggcaggcagctggcgaGGTTTGGGAGGTGCAGCAACACCAAGCATCTGGCACAACATCCACACGGACACCCAAGGCACTAATGGTGAATCCTCAAGAGGAACTTACTCAGCGAGTGCAGGCCTTAACACAGAAAGTGACTGAACTAGAGAGTACCCTCGATTCagcaaagacttcaaggtgcaaggAACCCTCTGCTACCATGGTCCAGAGGACTACGTTTAGAACATCTGCACCCCCTCGACAGCAAGGGAAAGGACAATCCTTCTTCTGCTACTGGTGTGGCCAGAGTGGGCACATTGCTGCAAGGTGTCAGAATGCAGAGAATCCCATGTTGGTATATCAAAAGCTGAGGACCACCTGGGGAAAGCCGGGAAACggccccagggcctgggaagggagcCGCCTAGGCCTGCAGGATGCGGAGGCTCCCCTAGAAGGAACCATGCGGCCCGAATCCCCCCAGGATTGA